From the Leifsonia sp. AG29 genome, one window contains:
- a CDS encoding GNAT family N-acetyltransferase — MTPGAGADWVVRPSTEADWMAYRELRFEMLADTPLAYLETLETARRHDDEHWRRRAANASPSSRLFAAVAPDGRWLGTMGGYHSARSREPHLVGVYVTPSFRGREHGMADALLDAVVDWASERSDRLILEVHEQNAGAIRYYQRRGFSFTGRTLPYPLDRSARELEMAVALR, encoded by the coding sequence ATGACGCCCGGCGCGGGCGCCGACTGGGTGGTGCGACCGAGCACCGAGGCGGACTGGATGGCTTACCGCGAGCTGCGATTCGAGATGCTCGCCGACACGCCGCTCGCCTACCTCGAGACGCTCGAGACGGCCCGGCGCCACGACGACGAGCACTGGAGGCGCCGAGCGGCCAACGCCTCGCCGTCGAGCCGGCTGTTCGCCGCCGTCGCCCCGGACGGCCGGTGGCTCGGCACCATGGGCGGCTATCACTCGGCGAGATCCCGCGAACCCCACCTCGTCGGCGTCTACGTCACGCCGTCCTTCCGCGGTCGCGAGCACGGCATGGCCGACGCGCTGCTCGACGCAGTGGTGGACTGGGCGAGCGAGAGGTCGGACCGGCTGATCCTCGAGGTGCACGAGCAGAACGCCGGCGCCATCCGGTACTACCAGCGGCGCGGTTTCTCCTTCACGGGACGCACGCTGCCGTACCCGCTCGATCGGAGCGCCCGCGAGCTCGAGATGGCGGTCGCGCTGCGCTGA